The Enteractinococcus fodinae genome has a segment encoding these proteins:
- a CDS encoding alpha/beta fold hydrolase gives MQNCSESDARIHTEVIEGGPRRVVFLHGLMGRGKNFTTIARGLTDTTTSLLVDLPNHGASCWTETFDYFEIADLVADELRRDFCKDEPAVVLGHSLGGKVAMLLALRHPELLAGLIIEDIAPLDSSTSEFEHLLGTLLELDLTDISSRREAHAKLKTDIDNAGVRGFLLQNLVRNDDGGFTWQPNLQMLYNALPTIVGFPDVDEMFEDHPVLWIKGENSDYINDEATVEMRKLFPMTRKIQIRDASHWVHSEQPKIFTETIDYYIAGRYDE, from the coding sequence ATGCAAAATTGTTCGGAGTCAGATGCCCGTATCCATACTGAAGTCATCGAAGGTGGCCCGCGACGCGTCGTGTTTCTCCACGGTCTGATGGGCCGAGGCAAAAACTTCACCACGATCGCTCGCGGCCTGACGGACACGACCACCTCGCTGCTGGTAGATCTGCCCAACCACGGAGCGTCTTGCTGGACTGAGACCTTTGATTACTTCGAAATCGCCGATCTGGTGGCAGACGAGCTCCGACGCGACTTCTGTAAGGACGAACCCGCCGTGGTCCTGGGACATTCGCTGGGTGGCAAAGTCGCAATGCTGCTGGCGCTACGACATCCCGAGCTCTTAGCCGGCCTCATCATCGAAGATATCGCCCCGCTGGACTCGTCAACGAGCGAGTTCGAACACCTGCTGGGTACCTTACTCGAGCTTGACCTGACCGACATCAGCTCCCGACGCGAGGCCCACGCCAAACTCAAAACTGACATCGACAACGCCGGGGTGCGTGGATTTCTGCTTCAAAACTTGGTTCGGAATGACGACGGCGGATTTACCTGGCAACCAAACCTGCAGATGCTCTATAACGCGTTACCCACCATTGTGGGGTTCCCTGACGTGGACGAGATGTTCGAAGATCACCCGGTGTTGTGGATTAAGGGCGAAAACTCAGATTACATCAACGATGAAGCAACCGTTGAGATGCGCAAACTGTTCCCTATGACCCGTAAGATACAAATCCGCGACGCCAGCCACTGGGTGCATTCCGAACAGCCCAAAATTTTCACCGAGACGATCGACTACTATATTGCTGGCCGCTACGACGAGTAA
- a CDS encoding PACE efflux transporter has protein sequence MTTQQEDSSSIPVVPKGPGGRDALIGRRIFPSPLARRITYAVIFEILAIGFTTVILAVLGNDSGPAFVVGVISSTVALTWNLIFNWLFEAFERRIGVTDRPWYMRVAHAVCFEGGLILMLIPAIAWVLGISLWEAFLLEALLLVFFLIYTAIYAWCFDRTFGLPEPAEHYVQKSRNLHTASDSRR, from the coding sequence GTGACCACGCAACAAGAAGATTCCTCGAGCATCCCTGTCGTTCCGAAAGGACCAGGCGGCCGCGATGCTCTTATCGGGCGACGCATTTTTCCTTCTCCGCTGGCACGACGGATCACCTACGCGGTGATTTTCGAAATCCTCGCCATCGGATTCACCACCGTTATCCTTGCCGTGCTGGGGAACGACTCTGGTCCAGCGTTTGTTGTGGGTGTCATCTCCTCGACCGTGGCCCTGACCTGGAATCTGATCTTCAACTGGCTCTTCGAAGCCTTCGAACGACGCATCGGGGTGACCGATCGCCCGTGGTACATGCGCGTCGCGCACGCAGTGTGTTTCGAAGGCGGACTCATCCTGATGCTCATCCCTGCGATCGCCTGGGTTTTGGGCATCAGCCTGTGGGAGGCGTTCCTTTTGGAAGCGCTCCTGTTGGTGTTTTTCCTGATCTACACCGCTATCTATGCCTGGTGTTTCGACCGGACGTTCGGGCTGCCCGAACCCGCAGAGCATTATGTGCAGAAATCGCGCAATTTGCACACCGCGTCAGACAGTCGTCGATAA
- the tpx gene encoding thiol peroxidase translates to MVTTQFKGKTANTVGETPAVGSQAPDFTLVGTDLSDISLSDYRGQWVLLNIFPSLDTGVCAASVREFNERAANLDNTVVLNVSMDLPFAQARFCGAEGIERAHTASAFRSSFGDDYGVQLKDSPMAGLLARKVIVINPQGEVTYTQLVDEITSEPDYDAVVEHLGA, encoded by the coding sequence ATGGTTACAACACAATTTAAAGGCAAGACAGCAAACACCGTCGGCGAGACCCCAGCGGTTGGCTCCCAAGCTCCAGACTTCACTCTGGTCGGCACTGACCTCTCAGACATCTCCCTATCGGATTACCGAGGTCAATGGGTTCTGCTGAACATCTTCCCCTCCCTGGATACCGGCGTATGTGCCGCAAGCGTTCGTGAATTCAACGAACGCGCCGCAAATCTAGACAACACTGTGGTCCTGAATGTCTCAATGGATCTGCCCTTCGCGCAAGCGCGGTTCTGCGGGGCAGAGGGCATCGAACGCGCCCATACAGCCTCCGCTTTCCGCTCCAGCTTCGGCGATGACTACGGTGTGCAACTCAAAGATTCACCAATGGCAGGGCTGTTGGCTCGAAAAGTTATCGTGATCAACCCCCAGGGCGAAGTTACTTACACGCAACTCGTCGATGAAATCACCTCCGAACCAGACTACGACGCGGTCGTAGAGCACCTAGGTGCCTAA
- a CDS encoding S1C family serine protease, which yields MNQQPPSSDQPSSSDDRRPDQPYPRHYGAAGPPPPPPGPSPYGPGEQEPYRPYNTQGFGEGPYRNQAHGPVYHPTDPRHDPRWVYTGHDPRDETRPIPYFSGDYTGPDHYFEPPRKRRGPLQVLITGAGLVGFAILLLGFLSLVFDWDDDSASFEEFFSSAPNDPPPEVVPETDNAAQDLIEQLDHVHEGITVDWEAGGQHTGPGLDPGQEVPDAPGIFMVDTQVYQYLGFGTGMVVSSDGLAITNYHVVESSMSVSITMADTNETYSATVLGRDASRDIAVLQIDTDEPLQVTSINPDEVSVGDTVAGVGNAGGQGYLTSVVGEIYATDETIHIEPPEPGSPPQWLDGLLMITSDIVPGYSGGPTVDANGQVIGVSTAASQNTTNSDEAFGYAVPIVSALEVVEQVLAGDDSGDVVIGAGGALGIVVSSEEGAGARVIEVSTDSAAADIGIQPDDVIVEIDGQEVVNSSFISRYVRDMNPGEEVEVVWQSPDGQVHQDTAVLDEAEIN from the coding sequence GTGAACCAGCAGCCCCCGTCTTCAGATCAGCCGTCGTCATCGGACGACCGTCGGCCTGATCAGCCGTACCCTCGGCATTACGGCGCTGCTGGACCACCTCCGCCACCGCCCGGACCGTCACCATACGGTCCGGGCGAGCAGGAACCATACCGCCCCTATAACACCCAGGGATTCGGCGAGGGCCCGTACCGGAACCAAGCTCACGGTCCGGTGTACCACCCCACCGATCCCAGACACGACCCGCGCTGGGTCTACACCGGCCACGACCCGCGCGATGAGACCCGGCCCATCCCGTATTTCAGCGGTGACTACACCGGCCCGGACCATTATTTCGAGCCGCCGCGCAAACGTCGCGGACCGCTCCAAGTACTCATCACCGGCGCCGGACTGGTGGGTTTTGCGATCTTGCTGCTGGGATTTCTCTCCCTGGTCTTCGACTGGGATGACGACAGCGCAAGTTTTGAAGAATTCTTCTCGTCCGCCCCAAATGATCCACCTCCTGAAGTCGTGCCGGAAACCGACAATGCGGCCCAGGACCTGATCGAACAGCTCGACCACGTTCATGAGGGCATTACCGTGGACTGGGAAGCCGGCGGCCAACACACCGGACCAGGGTTAGACCCCGGTCAAGAAGTCCCCGACGCCCCGGGCATTTTCATGGTCGACACCCAGGTGTATCAATACTTAGGATTCGGCACCGGCATGGTGGTCAGTTCCGACGGGTTGGCCATCACTAACTATCACGTCGTGGAGTCCTCGATGTCAGTGTCCATCACCATGGCCGACACCAATGAGACCTACTCCGCGACCGTGCTGGGTCGCGACGCCAGTCGAGATATTGCGGTCCTCCAAATTGACACGGATGAACCACTCCAGGTCACCTCGATTAATCCCGACGAGGTCAGCGTCGGTGACACCGTCGCCGGCGTGGGCAATGCCGGTGGCCAAGGCTACCTCACCTCCGTGGTGGGGGAGATCTATGCCACCGATGAAACGATTCACATCGAACCCCCAGAACCCGGTTCGCCACCACAATGGCTCGACGGCCTTTTGATGATCACCTCGGACATTGTGCCCGGTTATTCCGGCGGTCCCACCGTGGATGCAAACGGTCAGGTGATCGGGGTGTCGACCGCGGCTAGTCAGAACACCACCAACAGCGATGAAGCATTCGGGTATGCCGTACCGATCGTGTCCGCCTTAGAAGTCGTTGAACAGGTCTTGGCCGGTGATGATTCTGGAGATGTGGTCATCGGTGCCGGGGGAGCGCTGGGCATCGTCGTGTCTTCCGAAGAAGGCGCCGGGGCCCGCGTCATTGAGGTCAGCACGGACTCCGCTGCGGCAGATATCGGGATTCAACCCGACGATGTCATCGTCGAAATTGATGGCCAGGAGGTCGTCAATTCGTCCTTTATTTCACGGTATGTGCGCGACATGAATCCCGGCGAAGAAGTCGAGGTCGTGTGGCAGAGCCCCGATGGACAAGTCCACCAAGACACAGCCGTCTTGGATGAGGCCGAGATCAACTAA
- a CDS encoding MFS transporter has protein sequence MAHPSVSAPPKALSLGLMFVAVLALALNLRAAASSVGPLLAEIDQGMDIGGPALGLLTSLPGFIFGILGLFAVRIGKQFGISATLLLAAGALVFGIGLRAWVDNSWLFLALSIIGLTGIAVANVLMPAWIKIHGRSHTVALLTVYSVCVVAAGALGAAFTAPLAQYVSQVIDPDIGWRAALSFWGLLAIVPVVLWWVVTKRVGYDYPASATPARVPKKMFRSPAAWAMTAFFALQSTQVYVQFGWLPQMYRDAGVSANEAGLLLATTAIIGLVGSIIMPTVVDRAKHLWVWPVVFGALSAVGYVGLLVWPAQGRWLWAVALGIGGMAFATAIALIPARSVDHEITARLSGFVQPVGYILAGLGPMLVGMLYAAAQSWTTSLVVLLVLALLMATAGALAARDVKVDDQL, from the coding sequence ATGGCCCACCCTTCCGTTTCCGCTCCGCCGAAAGCCCTCAGCTTGGGCTTGATGTTTGTTGCAGTGCTGGCGCTGGCACTCAATCTGCGAGCCGCCGCGAGCTCTGTGGGTCCTTTGCTGGCCGAAATCGATCAGGGCATGGACATCGGTGGCCCAGCCCTTGGGCTGCTGACCTCCCTGCCGGGATTCATCTTCGGCATCCTGGGGCTGTTTGCGGTGCGCATCGGAAAACAGTTCGGCATCTCAGCGACTCTATTGTTAGCTGCAGGGGCGTTGGTCTTCGGCATCGGGCTGCGCGCCTGGGTAGATAACTCCTGGCTGTTCTTAGCGTTATCTATCATTGGGCTGACGGGAATCGCTGTCGCCAACGTCCTGATGCCGGCATGGATCAAGATCCACGGCAGAAGCCACACCGTAGCGCTGTTGACAGTGTATTCGGTGTGCGTGGTAGCAGCCGGGGCACTTGGAGCAGCATTTACCGCTCCCCTTGCCCAATACGTCTCGCAGGTCATCGACCCCGATATCGGGTGGCGGGCCGCCCTGTCGTTCTGGGGTCTGTTAGCGATTGTTCCGGTTGTCCTGTGGTGGGTGGTCACCAAGCGAGTCGGTTACGATTACCCGGCCTCGGCCACCCCGGCTAGGGTGCCCAAGAAAATGTTCCGCTCCCCTGCCGCCTGGGCCATGACGGCATTTTTCGCGCTGCAATCCACCCAGGTGTATGTGCAGTTCGGTTGGCTCCCCCAGATGTACCGTGACGCCGGAGTCAGTGCGAACGAAGCTGGCCTGCTCTTGGCTACCACGGCGATCATCGGCTTGGTGGGCAGCATTATTATGCCCACGGTGGTGGACCGTGCCAAACACCTGTGGGTGTGGCCGGTCGTCTTCGGAGCGCTCAGTGCGGTGGGCTATGTGGGACTATTGGTCTGGCCCGCCCAGGGACGGTGGCTGTGGGCGGTTGCGTTGGGTATCGGTGGGATGGCATTTGCTACGGCAATCGCGCTGATACCCGCTCGCAGTGTGGATCACGAAATCACCGCTCGCCTGTCCGGGTTTGTGCAACCGGTGGGCTATATTCTTGCCGGCCTCGGGCCCATGCTGGTGGGCATGTTGTATGCCGCAGCGCAGAGTTGGACTACCAGTCTGGTAGTGCTGCTCGTGCTTGCATTGTTGATGGCCACTGCGGGGGCGCTGGCAGCACGCGATGTGAAAGTCGATGACCAGCTTTAG
- a CDS encoding acyl-CoA dehydrogenase family protein, which produces MTSPQAQQRLTNVTISDTLLSAVASNAAAIDLGQQTTRQYLSDLAAAGLADLGADPDHGSLLEQAAVIERLAEKSLSTAFSLWCHRMCIAYLRDAKEGYAHKLQTKLRSGKLIGSSAMASGFQYAAGLGDLSLRVHRDTSGTLRLTGHLGWAFFAPAYGPSESLDPVVVAFPVCADGVEVGPELDLLALRGTASTSVAVTDVVLPEEQILTTDLTAFLGRARPVLSVLQASFCVGLASESYRHLRTQLTGVKQTFTAEFEHVANRLAQVKHQLVELLSMLDTGQPPAIQRLIAARLEAGVVATELTRLETITAGSRGFVTTSAVNRRSREATFIPLQAPTEAQLRTELASLRAPDQPR; this is translated from the coding sequence ATGACATCACCGCAGGCCCAGCAGCGGCTGACCAATGTGACCATATCCGACACCCTCCTGTCCGCGGTTGCATCCAACGCTGCCGCTATCGATCTTGGTCAACAGACGACTCGGCAATATTTGTCTGATCTTGCTGCAGCCGGTCTGGCCGATCTGGGCGCGGACCCCGACCACGGCTCGCTGTTAGAACAAGCTGCGGTTATCGAGAGGCTGGCCGAGAAATCCTTGAGCACCGCGTTTTCGCTGTGGTGTCATCGAATGTGTATCGCCTACCTCAGGGACGCCAAGGAGGGATATGCTCACAAGTTGCAGACTAAGCTGCGCTCCGGAAAACTGATAGGTTCCTCGGCGATGGCCTCGGGGTTTCAGTACGCTGCCGGACTGGGTGACCTCAGCCTGCGCGTGCATCGCGACACCTCAGGCACACTGCGGTTGACCGGCCACCTGGGTTGGGCCTTTTTCGCCCCTGCCTATGGGCCGTCTGAGTCCTTGGATCCGGTGGTGGTGGCCTTCCCGGTCTGCGCCGACGGAGTTGAGGTCGGACCAGAACTCGATCTGTTAGCACTGCGAGGGACGGCCTCCACATCGGTTGCGGTAACGGACGTGGTGTTACCCGAAGAACAGATTCTCACCACCGACCTGACCGCGTTTCTTGGCCGTGCCCGCCCGGTGCTGAGCGTACTGCAGGCCAGCTTTTGTGTCGGCTTAGCCAGCGAAAGCTACCGCCATCTCCGCACGCAGCTCACCGGGGTTAAACAGACGTTCACCGCTGAGTTCGAACACGTGGCGAACCGGTTGGCACAGGTCAAGCACCAGCTGGTCGAGTTGCTCTCCATGCTCGACACCGGTCAGCCGCCAGCGATCCAACGGCTCATTGCAGCACGGCTGGAAGCCGGAGTGGTGGCGACTGAACTCACCCGACTCGAGACCATCACGGCCGGCAGTCGAGGCTTTGTCACCACCTCAGCTGTGAATCGGCGGTCTCGCGAAGCTACTTTCATTCCACTGCAGGCACCCACCGAAGCCCAATTGCGGACTGAGCTTGCAAGCCTTCGAGCACCTGACCAACCCCGATAG
- the typA gene encoding translational GTPase TypA, whose translation MTNQTNTRDDLRNVAIVAHVDHGKTTLVNAMLTETGAFGDHQQVGDRVMDSGELEKEKGITILAKNTTVFYSGPSAKGQNVTINVIDTPGHADFGGEVERGLSMVDGVVLLVDSSEGPLPQTRFVLRKALAAAKPVILVVNKVDRPDARIEGVVSDSMDLLLGLAEDVSEEVPDLDLDAVLDVPVVYASGKAGRASTEQPADGQLPDNEDLEPLFATIMEHIPAPTYNEDEVLQAHVTNLDYSSFLGRLALLRVYNGTLHKNQTVAWSSKDGIKNVKITELLQTKGLERVPAESASPGEIVAVAGIEDIMIGDTLTDPNDPKPLPQITIDEPAISLTLGINTSPLAGKVKGAKVTARQVKDRLDRELIGNVSLRVLPTDRPDTWEVQGRGELALAILVEQMRREGFELTVGKPQVVTREIDGVIHEPMEIMTIDTPEEHLGAITQLMAARKGVMENMVNNSTGWVRMEFKVPARGLIGFRTRFLTETRGAGIASSYSAGYEPWAGHIVYRATGSIVSDRSGVATPYSMINLQERASFFIQPGDEVYEGMILGENSRNEDMDVNIVREKKQTNVRAASSDNFEGLTPPRILTLEESLEWVRDDECVEVTPEAIRLRKVVLDSNDRVKLARARARARAEAQ comes from the coding sequence ATGACCAATCAGACCAACACACGTGATGATCTCCGCAACGTCGCTATCGTCGCTCACGTCGACCACGGCAAAACCACCCTGGTCAATGCCATGTTGACCGAGACCGGCGCGTTCGGTGACCACCAACAGGTCGGTGACCGTGTGATGGATTCTGGTGAACTCGAAAAGGAAAAGGGCATCACCATCCTGGCCAAGAACACCACCGTGTTCTACTCGGGCCCGTCAGCAAAAGGCCAGAACGTCACCATTAACGTGATCGACACTCCCGGTCACGCGGACTTCGGTGGCGAAGTTGAACGCGGCCTGTCGATGGTCGACGGGGTTGTCCTGCTGGTTGACTCCTCCGAAGGGCCACTCCCGCAGACTCGCTTCGTACTACGAAAAGCACTCGCAGCTGCCAAACCCGTGATCCTAGTGGTCAACAAGGTTGATCGCCCCGATGCTCGCATTGAAGGCGTCGTATCTGACTCGATGGACTTGCTGTTGGGGCTTGCCGAAGATGTCTCGGAAGAGGTCCCAGATCTCGACCTTGATGCGGTGCTTGATGTGCCGGTCGTTTACGCTTCCGGGAAAGCCGGTCGAGCATCCACCGAACAGCCGGCCGATGGTCAGCTTCCAGACAACGAGGATCTGGAACCGCTGTTCGCCACGATTATGGAACACATCCCAGCCCCGACCTATAATGAAGACGAAGTTCTGCAGGCCCATGTGACCAACCTGGACTACTCGTCATTCTTGGGACGCCTGGCGTTGCTGCGGGTCTATAACGGGACACTGCATAAGAACCAGACGGTGGCATGGTCGTCGAAAGACGGCATCAAAAACGTCAAGATCACTGAGCTATTGCAGACCAAAGGCCTGGAACGTGTCCCGGCCGAATCTGCCAGTCCCGGAGAAATTGTCGCTGTTGCCGGTATCGAAGACATTATGATCGGCGACACCCTCACTGATCCCAACGATCCGAAACCGCTGCCACAGATCACCATTGATGAGCCCGCTATCTCGCTGACGCTGGGTATCAATACCTCCCCGTTGGCAGGGAAAGTCAAAGGGGCAAAGGTCACTGCACGTCAGGTCAAAGACCGCCTTGATCGCGAACTGATCGGTAACGTCTCACTACGCGTGCTACCAACTGATCGCCCCGACACTTGGGAAGTCCAAGGCCGTGGTGAACTGGCCTTAGCCATCCTGGTCGAACAGATGCGACGTGAAGGCTTTGAGCTGACCGTTGGTAAACCACAGGTGGTCACCCGGGAGATCGACGGCGTGATTCACGAGCCGATGGAAATCATGACCATCGACACCCCCGAAGAACACTTGGGGGCCATCACGCAGCTGATGGCAGCGCGTAAAGGCGTTATGGAAAACATGGTCAATAACAGCACCGGTTGGGTTCGCATGGAATTCAAAGTTCCGGCTCGTGGCCTGATCGGTTTCCGCACCCGCTTCCTCACCGAAACCCGTGGAGCTGGCATCGCGTCGTCCTACTCGGCCGGTTACGAGCCGTGGGCCGGTCACATCGTCTACCGTGCTACCGGGTCGATCGTGTCCGACCGTTCTGGTGTCGCTACCCCATATTCGATGATCAACCTGCAAGAACGTGCGTCATTCTTCATCCAGCCCGGCGATGAAGTCTATGAGGGCATGATCTTAGGGGAGAACTCTCGCAACGAAGACATGGACGTCAACATCGTTCGGGAAAAGAAACAAACCAACGTGCGTGCGGCATCATCCGATAACTTCGAGGGACTCACCCCACCGAGGATTCTGACCCTGGAGGAATCCCTGGAATGGGTACGCGATGATGAATGTGTCGAAGTAACACCGGAGGCCATCCGGCTGCGGAAGGTAGTGCTGGATAGTAATGACCGAGTTAAACTCGCCCGCGCCCGCGCCCGAGCACGCGCCGAAGCCCAGTAA
- the fdxA gene encoding ferredoxin gives MTYVIALPCVDLKDKSCIDECPVDCIYEGERMLYIHPDECVDCGACEPVCPVEAIYYEDDTPEEWADYYDANVEFFDDIGSPGGAAKLGLIPKDHPLIEALPPQEHDL, from the coding sequence ATGACCTACGTAATCGCCTTGCCGTGTGTTGACCTGAAGGATAAATCCTGCATTGATGAATGCCCGGTCGACTGTATTTATGAAGGCGAACGCATGCTCTACATCCACCCGGATGAATGCGTCGACTGCGGGGCATGCGAGCCGGTCTGCCCGGTCGAAGCCATCTACTACGAAGATGACACACCAGAAGAATGGGCCGACTACTACGACGCCAACGTCGAATTCTTTGATGACATCGGCTCCCCGGGCGGGGCAGCCAAACTCGGACTGATCCCCAAAGATCATCCGCTCATTGAAGCCCTGCCGCCCCAGGAGCACGACCTTTAA
- the dapC gene encoding succinyldiaminopimelate transaminase, whose translation MLDLPEYPWQLLAPYKATAAQHPEGVVDLSIGAPVDPTPDVIQDALRSAANWPGYPGSSGTDALREAIASWYHRRRDVSGLGVEHIAATVGSKEFIAWLPVLLGLGPDDVIVYPTVAYPTYDIGAKIVGATSVTADALDELDEHTRARVKLVWLNSPANPTGIVQDAATMRAIVDDARQLGAVVASDECYAELGWDAWEDTPIPSILHDSVSGGDLTGLLSVYSLSKQSNMAGYRAAFVAGDAQLIAALINLRSHTGMVVPGPIQHAMIAALSDDQHVVDQKARYRSRRQQLLTALVAAGLSVEHSEAGLYLWVRDPAVTEPTADDSWALVDRFAQAGMLVGPGVFYSAAGNGYIRLSLTATDDDIHQAVARLTTV comes from the coding sequence ATGCTCGACCTTCCAGAGTACCCCTGGCAGCTGCTTGCCCCTTATAAAGCCACCGCCGCACAGCACCCCGAGGGTGTCGTCGATCTATCGATCGGAGCGCCGGTGGACCCCACCCCGGACGTCATCCAAGACGCTTTGCGTTCAGCGGCCAACTGGCCCGGCTACCCGGGGTCTTCGGGTACCGATGCGCTACGCGAAGCGATCGCCAGCTGGTATCACCGCCGCCGCGATGTCAGCGGCTTAGGTGTCGAACATATTGCAGCCACCGTGGGGTCCAAAGAATTCATCGCCTGGTTGCCAGTGCTCTTAGGTTTGGGACCAGATGATGTCATCGTCTACCCGACGGTCGCTTACCCGACCTACGATATAGGCGCCAAGATTGTTGGTGCCACGTCGGTCACCGCTGATGCGCTCGACGAGCTCGATGAGCACACCCGTGCACGGGTCAAGCTCGTGTGGCTCAACTCTCCGGCCAACCCGACCGGCATCGTCCAGGACGCTGCCACCATGCGCGCCATCGTGGATGACGCGCGTCAACTGGGAGCCGTGGTGGCCTCAGATGAGTGCTACGCCGAATTGGGCTGGGACGCCTGGGAGGACACCCCGATCCCGTCGATCTTGCATGACAGCGTGTCTGGTGGGGACCTGACCGGCCTGCTGTCGGTGTATTCGCTGTCTAAACAGTCGAATATGGCCGGCTACCGGGCAGCCTTCGTTGCTGGAGATGCCCAGCTCATCGCCGCGCTCATCAACTTGCGCTCCCACACCGGGATGGTCGTACCGGGGCCAATTCAACACGCCATGATCGCAGCCCTGAGCGATGACCAACACGTGGTAGACCAAAAGGCACGCTATCGGTCTCGACGCCAGCAGCTACTGACAGCCCTTGTGGCGGCGGGCCTTAGTGTCGAACATTCCGAGGCCGGTTTATATTTGTGGGTGCGCGATCCTGCAGTGACGGAACCCACCGCCGACGACTCGTGGGCGCTGGTCGACCGATTCGCTCAAGCCGGCATGCTGGTGGGCCCTGGCGTCTTCTACTCAGCCGCGGGCAACGGGTACATTCGACTATCGCTGACGGCAACCGATGATGACATACACCAGGCGGTGGCTCGGCTCACGACGGTATGA
- a CDS encoding citrate synthase, with the protein MTETHDGKLTVGDTNVDLPRVASTVGNDGLSIATVLRDTDTVTYDPGFMNTANARSAVTYIDGDAGILRYRGYPIEQLAEHSSFLEVAYLLIYGELPTADQLADWDNNIRSHTMLHEDIKAFFDGFPRNAHPMAVLSSAVSALSTFYEDSLDPFDEEQVHISTIRLMSKVPVLAAYAYKKSIGQPFLYPDNSLNFTENFLRLTFGVPTEPYELDQDMVDALDMLLILHADHEQNCSTSTVRLVGSSQANIFGSISAGINALFGPLHGGANEAVLNMLDEIKQEGLTPEQFMDKVKDKESGIRLMGFGHRVYKNYDPRARIVKSTAEKILNKLGGNDERLEMAMQIEERALNDDYFIERKLYPNVDFYTGLIYSAMGFPNRMFTPLFALGRLPGWIAQWREMITDDETRIGRPRQVYVGEDLRNYPGAN; encoded by the coding sequence ATGACTGAAACACATGACGGCAAGCTTACGGTAGGCGATACCAACGTAGACCTTCCACGTGTTGCATCCACGGTCGGTAACGACGGTCTCAGCATCGCCACGGTTCTGCGTGACACCGATACGGTCACCTACGATCCTGGCTTCATGAACACCGCTAATGCTCGCTCAGCGGTCACCTACATTGACGGCGATGCCGGCATCCTGCGCTACCGTGGCTACCCGATCGAGCAGCTAGCAGAGCACTCCTCATTCTTGGAAGTTGCCTACCTGCTGATTTACGGTGAGCTCCCAACCGCCGATCAGCTTGCTGACTGGGACAACAACATTCGTTCCCACACCATGTTGCACGAAGACATCAAAGCATTCTTCGACGGTTTCCCGCGCAACGCGCACCCCATGGCCGTACTGTCATCAGCGGTCTCTGCGCTGTCAACGTTCTACGAAGACTCCCTGGACCCCTTCGACGAGGAACAGGTCCACATCTCGACCATCCGGTTGATGTCCAAGGTGCCTGTATTGGCCGCCTACGCATATAAGAAGTCCATCGGCCAGCCCTTCCTGTACCCGGATAATTCGCTGAACTTCACCGAAAACTTCCTGCGGTTGACCTTCGGGGTGCCAACTGAACCATATGAGCTCGATCAGGACATGGTTGATGCGCTCGATATGCTGCTCATCCTGCACGCCGACCACGAACAAAACTGCTCGACCTCCACGGTTCGCCTGGTCGGTTCGTCGCAGGCCAACATCTTTGGCTCGATTTCAGCTGGCATTAACGCGCTGTTCGGCCCGCTCCACGGTGGGGCAAATGAAGCCGTATTGAACATGCTGGATGAAATCAAACAAGAAGGCCTGACCCCAGAACAGTTCATGGACAAGGTCAAAGACAAAGAATCCGGCATCCGTCTGATGGGCTTCGGTCACCGCGTCTATAAAAACTACGACCCCCGCGCCCGCATCGTGAAGTCCACCGCCGAGAAGATTCTCAACAAACTCGGTGGCAACGACGAGCGCCTCGAAATGGCCATGCAGATCGAAGAACGCGCACTCAACGATGACTACTTCATCGAGCGCAAGCTGTATCCAAACGTCGACTTCTACACCGGCCTGATCTACAGCGCAATGGGCTTCCCGAACCGGATGTTCACCCCGCTGTTCGCACTCGGACGTCTACCAGGCTGGATCGCCCAGTGGCGTGAAATGATCACCGACGACGAGACCCGTATCGGTCGCCCACGCCAGGTCTACGTCGGTGAAGACCTGCGCAATTACCCCGGCGCAAACTAA